A DNA window from Christiangramia salexigens contains the following coding sequences:
- a CDS encoding Lrp/AsnC family transcriptional regulator, with translation MAKFKLDETDHQILDMLIENTRTPFTDIAKKLLISAGTVHVRVKKMEEAGIIIGSSLTLDYKKLGYAFIAYVGVFLKNTSQTKFVLERINEIPFVTVAHVTTGKFNVFCKIRARNTQHAKDIIFLLDDIEGVYRTETMISLEESINDKKRLMHSIFKEM, from the coding sequence ATGGCCAAGTTTAAATTAGATGAAACAGACCACCAGATTCTTGATATGCTTATCGAGAATACTCGGACACCATTTACAGATATAGCTAAAAAATTGCTTATTTCTGCTGGAACGGTACACGTTCGTGTTAAGAAAATGGAAGAAGCAGGTATTATTATTGGTTCATCTTTGACCCTGGATTATAAAAAACTTGGGTACGCATTTATTGCATATGTAGGAGTTTTTCTAAAAAATACTTCTCAGACAAAATTTGTGCTTGAAAGAATCAATGAAATTCCTTTTGTAACTGTGGCACACGTTACTACCGGGAAGTTTAATGTATTCTGTAAGATAAGAGCTCGTAACACTCAGCATGCCAAGGATATTATATTCTTATTGGATGATATTGAGGGTGTCTATAGAACTGAAACTATGATTTCATTAGAAGAGAGTATCAACGATAAGAAGCGTTTGATGCATTCCATTTTTAAAGAAATGTAG
- a CDS encoding M14 family zinc carboxypeptidase, translating into MPTKPLFTFVKFTLFSFVNMEYNELEDWFSDIVYSDVKFGKITGRYVTNRDVDLFKDRLSEKLNTEVIGESVESKPIHSFKIGSGKIKILAWSQMHGNESTTTKAVFDLFNAFVNNSQDPLIKNILDHCTLHVIPVLNPDGADAYTRVNANSVDLNRDLQKLSQPESRVLKQVYRDFKPDFCLNLHDQRTIFSAGNKQSCASLSFLTPSSDDERSVNDFRKISMGLIAGMVKDLNEQLSEQIGRYDDGFNINCAGDTFQSMSTPTILFEAGHVAGDYEREETRKYVFRALISCIYRISLNYDLSKDYEGYFEIPENQKLYNDIIIRRAKLGGEIKDISLQFKEVLKNGKIIFQPVVEKIASQISNFAHWEIQAEENPVQIPGEPAIIENVVVNKIFLKNELLMLKS; encoded by the coding sequence ATGCCAACTAAACCCTTGTTTACATTTGTAAAATTTACATTGTTTAGTTTTGTAAACATGGAATATAATGAACTTGAAGATTGGTTTTCAGATATAGTTTATAGTGATGTGAAATTTGGAAAAATCACTGGTAGATATGTCACCAATAGAGATGTTGATCTGTTTAAAGATCGCCTGTCGGAAAAATTAAATACGGAGGTTATCGGAGAATCTGTCGAGTCGAAACCCATTCACAGCTTTAAGATCGGATCTGGTAAAATTAAAATATTAGCCTGGTCGCAGATGCATGGTAATGAATCTACAACCACTAAAGCGGTATTCGACCTTTTTAATGCTTTTGTAAACAATTCACAAGATCCGCTTATTAAAAACATTTTGGATCATTGTACATTACATGTGATCCCGGTTTTAAATCCTGATGGAGCCGATGCCTATACCAGAGTAAATGCTAACTCTGTAGATCTTAACAGGGACTTACAGAAACTTAGTCAGCCAGAATCACGGGTATTAAAACAGGTTTATAGAGACTTTAAGCCGGACTTTTGCCTGAATCTCCATGATCAAAGAACAATATTTAGCGCTGGTAATAAACAAAGCTGTGCAAGTCTTTCCTTTCTCACGCCTTCAAGTGATGATGAGCGGAGTGTTAATGACTTTAGAAAAATAAGCATGGGGCTTATAGCCGGGATGGTCAAGGATCTTAATGAGCAGCTATCTGAGCAAATAGGAAGGTACGATGATGGGTTCAATATTAATTGTGCAGGAGATACTTTTCAAAGCATGTCTACACCTACCATATTGTTTGAGGCAGGTCATGTCGCTGGAGATTATGAAAGAGAAGAAACGCGTAAATATGTTTTTAGGGCATTAATTTCATGCATTTATCGCATTTCCCTTAATTATGATCTTAGTAAAGATTATGAAGGTTATTTTGAGATCCCTGAGAATCAAAAATTATATAATGATATAATAATAAGGAGAGCTAAGCTTGGAGGTGAAATAAAGGATATAAGTCTGCAGTTTAAAGAAGTTTTAAAAAACGGTAAAATAATTTTCCAGCCCGTTGTTGAAAAAATCGCATCTCAAATCTCAAATTTTGCCCATTGGGAAATTCAGGCAGAAGAAAATCCTGTCCAAATTCCTGGCGAACCTGCAATTATCGAAAACGTTGTAGTTAATAAAATCTTCTTAAAAAATGAATTATTAATGCTTAAATCTTGA
- a CDS encoding helix-turn-helix domain-containing protein: protein MVNTNQFASRLNKILDFYDLSAASFADKIEVGRSSISHILSGRNKPSLDFVMKVIKNFPEVELYWLLNGKGSFPPKPDSKIEIAEESKQEINEPVKKPESQIENIERNQPANYIPQGNGKQIRKIVIFYEDGSFEAFQN, encoded by the coding sequence ATGGTAAACACCAACCAATTCGCCTCCAGGCTCAATAAGATCTTGGATTTTTATGATTTAAGTGCCGCATCTTTTGCTGATAAGATCGAGGTGGGCCGCTCCTCTATTTCTCATATTCTTTCGGGGAGAAATAAACCAAGTCTGGACTTCGTCATGAAAGTCATCAAGAATTTTCCGGAAGTAGAATTATATTGGTTACTAAATGGCAAGGGAAGCTTCCCCCCTAAACCAGATTCGAAAATTGAAATTGCCGAAGAATCAAAACAAGAGATAAACGAGCCAGTTAAAAAACCTGAATCTCAAATTGAGAATATTGAAAGGAATCAACCGGCAAACTATATCCCTCAGGGCAATGGTAAGCAGATTAGGAAAATCGTTATTTTTTACGAGGATGGAAGTTTTGAGGCCTTTCAGAATTGA
- a CDS encoding DNA topoisomerase IV, with protein sequence MKKILLLLGILMMVSCFNAERNCEDYRTGTFEFQTYLNGELATSRFIRNDSIEIEKFQGETDTSSVRWINDCEYILRNINPDGMSEEKPVHIKILTTNSNGYTFEYGRVGDPKKARGSVTRVD encoded by the coding sequence ATGAAAAAGATCCTCCTACTGCTCGGTATTTTAATGATGGTTTCCTGTTTTAATGCCGAAAGAAACTGCGAAGACTACCGAACCGGAACTTTTGAGTTTCAAACCTATTTAAATGGTGAGCTTGCTACTTCAAGATTTATTCGGAACGATAGTATTGAAATTGAAAAATTTCAGGGTGAGACCGATACTTCTTCGGTCAGATGGATCAATGATTGCGAATACATCTTGCGCAATATTAATCCCGATGGAATGTCTGAGGAAAAACCTGTGCACATAAAGATCCTCACCACTAATAGTAATGGTTACACTTTTGAATATGGGCGCGTTGGAGATCCTAAGAAAGCTCGGGGGTCGGTAACCCGAGTAGACTAA
- the mscL gene encoding large-conductance mechanosensitive channel protein MscL, which yields MGLIKEFKEFAIKGNMVDMAVGIIIGTAFNKVVDVLVRQVIMPPLSLMTDGISYADKKLVLREAVEATEQQVAIEEVSIGYGLLIETMIDFLVIGFVVFLVVKFMNRFRRKAQDPKNKQEVTPKDIELLSSLNDLMEEQNRLLKDRQN from the coding sequence ATGGGATTGATCAAAGAATTTAAAGAGTTCGCCATAAAAGGGAATATGGTGGATATGGCGGTAGGGATAATAATTGGTACCGCATTCAATAAAGTTGTGGATGTCCTGGTTAGACAGGTTATAATGCCTCCTTTAAGCCTTATGACCGACGGTATAAGCTATGCTGACAAGAAACTTGTGCTTAGAGAGGCTGTTGAAGCAACAGAACAGCAGGTAGCAATAGAAGAGGTTTCTATTGGTTATGGTTTATTGATCGAGACCATGATAGATTTTCTTGTGATCGGTTTTGTGGTGTTTCTGGTAGTAAAATTCATGAACAGATTCCGTAGAAAGGCTCAAGATCCTAAAAACAAGCAGGAAGTCACTCCAAAGGACATAGAATTACTTTCCAGTCTTAATGATCTAATGGAGGAGCAGAACAGACTGCTTAAAGATAGGCAGAACTGA
- a CDS encoding DNA gyrase/topoisomerase IV subunit A yields the protein MEENLEGAQEEQFENKEELIRVTGMYKDWFLDYASYVILERAVPAIEDGFKPVQRRIMHSMKDLDDGRYNKVANIVGHTMQYHPHGDASIGDAMVQVGQKELLIDTQGNWGNILTGDRAAAPRYIEARLSKFALEVLYSPKLTEWQLSYDGRKQEPVNLPVKFPLLLAQGAEGIAVGLSTRILPHNFLELIEASINHLRGKSFKLFPDFPTGGIADISNYNDGKRGGRVRIRAKISQVEKNTLAITEIPYGTTTTSLIDSILKANDKGKIKIKKIEDNTAAEVEILIHLPSNMSPDRTIDALYAFTQCENSLAPLGCVIIDHKPIFLGVSEVLRRSTDHTLHLLQKELEIKLDELEEQWHFASLERIFIENRIYRDIEEEETWEGVIQAIDEGLKPHTKHLKREVNEDDIVRLTEIRIKRISKFDIDKAQQKIDALEGEIAQVKHHLDHIVDFAVNYFKKLKKDYGEGRERKTELRIFDDIEATKVVIRNTKLYVNRAEGFVGTSLKKNEYVTDCSDIDDVICFTADGKMMVTKVDSKTFIGKDIIHVAIFKKKDKRTIYNMVYQDGKGGKSYVKRFAVTSVTRDREYDLTQGKKGSKVLYFTANPNGEAEVVTVFLRQMGSIRKVKFDLDFSEVLIKGRNVKGNIVTKYSVKRIELKEEGVSTLKPRRIWFDETVKRLNVDERGELLGEFKGEDRLLVITQDGVVKTIKPELTTRFDDEMVILEKWVKDKPISAIYWEPEKERYYVKRFLIDNPDREEKFISDHEDSFLELVSTDYLPVAEIVYTKPKGKERRENDEINIEEFISVKGIKALGNQLTTEKVNQINLLDPLPYEPEEEAKAENSESDESGNNEASEVTGEDLKSGTIKTPDDNSTSGGQPSLFDN from the coding sequence ATGGAAGAAAACCTAGAAGGAGCTCAGGAAGAGCAGTTTGAAAATAAGGAAGAACTTATAAGGGTAACCGGCATGTATAAGGACTGGTTCCTGGATTATGCATCTTATGTGATTCTGGAGCGTGCCGTACCTGCTATTGAAGATGGTTTTAAACCTGTTCAGCGTCGTATCATGCATTCCATGAAGGATCTGGATGACGGGCGCTATAATAAAGTTGCTAATATTGTTGGACATACCATGCAGTATCATCCCCATGGGGATGCGAGTATAGGTGACGCCATGGTACAGGTTGGTCAAAAAGAACTCCTAATAGATACTCAGGGAAACTGGGGTAACATTCTTACCGGAGACAGGGCGGCTGCACCACGTTATATTGAGGCGAGACTTTCCAAATTTGCACTGGAAGTTCTCTATAGCCCAAAATTGACCGAATGGCAGTTATCCTATGATGGGAGAAAGCAGGAACCGGTAAATTTACCCGTAAAATTCCCACTATTATTGGCTCAGGGAGCAGAAGGTATCGCAGTTGGATTAAGTACAAGGATACTTCCACATAATTTTCTGGAGTTGATCGAAGCTTCTATTAATCACCTACGGGGAAAAAGCTTTAAATTATTCCCCGATTTCCCAACCGGGGGAATTGCTGATATATCTAATTATAATGATGGTAAACGTGGAGGTAGAGTTAGGATAAGAGCTAAAATCAGTCAGGTTGAGAAAAATACGCTGGCAATCACTGAAATTCCTTATGGTACTACCACTACAAGTTTGATCGATTCCATTCTTAAGGCGAATGACAAGGGAAAGATCAAGATCAAGAAAATCGAAGATAATACTGCTGCAGAGGTAGAGATTTTAATTCATCTGCCTTCTAATATGTCTCCAGACAGGACCATAGATGCATTATATGCCTTTACACAATGTGAAAATTCGCTTGCACCCCTGGGCTGTGTGATCATTGATCACAAACCTATATTCTTAGGGGTTTCAGAAGTACTTCGAAGATCTACAGATCATACCTTGCATTTACTGCAAAAAGAACTGGAGATTAAACTGGATGAACTTGAAGAGCAATGGCATTTTGCTTCGCTTGAAAGAATTTTCATCGAAAATCGAATTTACCGGGATATTGAAGAAGAGGAAACCTGGGAAGGAGTTATACAGGCGATCGATGAAGGACTTAAACCTCACACCAAACATCTAAAGCGTGAGGTGAATGAAGATGATATCGTACGTTTAACTGAGATCAGGATTAAACGCATCTCTAAATTTGATATAGATAAAGCTCAGCAAAAAATTGATGCCTTGGAGGGCGAGATCGCTCAGGTAAAGCATCATTTAGATCATATAGTAGATTTCGCTGTCAATTATTTTAAAAAACTGAAAAAGGATTACGGAGAAGGAAGAGAGCGTAAAACTGAGCTTAGAATATTTGATGATATAGAAGCTACCAAGGTAGTGATAAGAAATACTAAGCTCTATGTGAATAGAGCCGAAGGATTTGTTGGAACTTCTTTAAAGAAAAATGAATATGTAACCGACTGTTCAGATATCGATGATGTGATCTGTTTCACAGCAGATGGAAAGATGATGGTTACCAAAGTGGATTCCAAAACCTTCATTGGAAAGGATATTATTCATGTAGCCATCTTTAAGAAAAAAGATAAGCGTACCATTTATAATATGGTTTATCAGGATGGTAAAGGAGGAAAATCATATGTAAAACGATTTGCAGTTACTTCGGTAACCAGAGATCGCGAGTATGATCTTACTCAGGGTAAGAAGGGATCTAAGGTTCTTTATTTTACTGCAAATCCTAATGGAGAAGCTGAGGTAGTTACTGTTTTCCTTCGACAAATGGGAAGTATACGTAAAGTGAAATTCGATCTGGATTTTTCTGAAGTACTTATAAAAGGTCGAAATGTAAAAGGTAATATCGTTACCAAATATTCAGTCAAGCGAATAGAGCTCAAAGAGGAAGGAGTTTCTACTCTTAAACCCCGCCGCATATGGTTTGATGAAACAGTAAAAAGACTTAATGTAGATGAAAGAGGTGAATTGCTTGGCGAGTTCAAAGGAGAAGACAGGCTACTTGTTATTACTCAGGACGGAGTAGTAAAAACCATTAAGCCTGAGCTAACAACGAGATTTGATGACGAAATGGTGATTCTGGAAAAATGGGTTAAGGATAAACCAATTTCTGCGATCTACTGGGAACCTGAAAAGGAGCGGTACTACGTAAAACGATTCCTAATAGATAATCCAGACAGGGAAGAGAAATTTATCAGTGACCATGAAGATTCATTTTTAGAACTTGTCTCTACAGATTATTTGCCGGTTGCTGAAATCGTTTACACAAAACCTAAGGGTAAGGAGCGAAGAGAAAATGATGAAATCAATATTGAAGAATTCATTTCGGTTAAAGGTATAAAGGCTCTTGGAAACCAGCTTACTACAGAAAAAGTAAATCAAATAAATCTTTTAGATCCTTTGCCTTATGAACCAGAAGAGGAAGCTAAGGCTGAGAATAGTGAAAGTGATGAGTCCGGAAATAATGAGGCTTCAGAAGTTACTGGAGAAGATCTGAAATCTGGTACTATTAAAACACCAGACGATAATTCTACATCCGGAGGGCAACCATCTTTATTCGATAATTAA
- a CDS encoding DNA topoisomerase IV subunit B, which translates to MSETKYTEDNIRSLDWKEHIRMRPGMYIGKLGDGSSQDDGIYILLKEVIDNSIDEFVMGAGKTIEISVQNQRVIVRDFGRGIPLGKVVDVVSKMNTGGKYDTRAFKKSVGLNGVGTKAVNALSSYFRVESSRDNKSHAAEFEQGNLTNEEHLDETSRRRGTKITFIPDELIFKNYKFRAEYIEKMLKNYVYLNPGLTIVFNGEKFYSENGLKDLLKDSISDEDMLYPIVHMRGDDIEVAITHSRSQYSEEYHSFVNGQNTSQGGTHLAAFRESVVKTIREFYGKNYEASDIRKSIVAAISIKVMEPVFESQTKTKLGSTDMGGKLPTVRTYINDFVKTNLDNYLHKNPETAEKLHRKILQAERERKDLSGIRKLARDRAKKASLHNKKLRDCRVHLGDSKHERCLETTLFITEGDSASGSITKSRDVVTQAVFSLKGKPLNSYGLSKKIVYENEEFNLLQAALNIEESLEDLRYHNIVIATDADVDGMHIRLLLITFFLQFFPELIKENHLYILQTPLFRVRNKKETIYCYSEMERKQAINKLKGKVEITRFKGLGEISPDEFKHFIGDNIRLDPVMLDKDKSIEEMLSFYMGKNTPDRQEFIIDNLKVELDLIEELGI; encoded by the coding sequence ATGAGCGAAACTAAATATACCGAAGATAATATTCGGTCCCTGGACTGGAAAGAACACATTCGCATGCGTCCCGGTATGTACATCGGGAAACTCGGGGATGGTTCTAGTCAGGATGACGGGATCTATATTTTACTTAAAGAAGTTATAGATAATAGTATCGATGAATTCGTTATGGGGGCCGGAAAGACCATTGAGATTTCGGTTCAAAATCAACGGGTCATCGTTCGCGATTTTGGTAGAGGAATTCCACTGGGTAAAGTTGTGGACGTAGTTTCCAAAATGAATACCGGTGGTAAGTATGATACCCGAGCCTTCAAAAAATCTGTAGGATTAAATGGAGTGGGTACTAAAGCAGTGAATGCTTTATCCTCCTATTTCAGGGTGGAATCTTCCCGTGATAATAAAAGTCATGCTGCAGAATTTGAACAGGGTAACCTGACCAATGAGGAGCATCTGGATGAAACTTCCAGGCGCAGAGGTACCAAGATCACTTTTATTCCGGATGAACTTATTTTTAAGAACTATAAGTTCAGGGCAGAGTATATTGAGAAAATGCTTAAAAACTACGTTTATCTCAATCCGGGATTAACCATAGTTTTTAATGGAGAAAAATTCTATTCAGAGAACGGTCTAAAAGATCTTTTGAAGGATAGTATTAGTGATGAGGATATGCTATATCCCATCGTCCATATGAGAGGTGACGATATAGAAGTAGCAATAACTCACAGCCGGTCTCAGTATAGCGAGGAGTATCATTCTTTTGTGAATGGTCAAAATACTTCGCAGGGAGGAACCCATCTGGCCGCTTTCAGGGAGTCTGTTGTTAAAACGATAAGAGAATTCTACGGAAAGAATTACGAAGCGAGTGATATTAGAAAATCTATTGTCGCCGCGATCAGTATAAAAGTAATGGAACCGGTTTTTGAAAGTCAGACAAAGACCAAATTAGGTTCTACCGATATGGGTGGTAAATTGCCAACCGTAAGAACCTATATTAATGACTTTGTAAAAACCAATCTTGATAACTACCTGCATAAAAACCCTGAAACAGCTGAAAAGCTGCATAGGAAAATTTTACAGGCAGAAAGGGAGCGAAAAGATCTTTCGGGAATTAGGAAGTTAGCCCGGGATCGTGCTAAAAAAGCCAGTTTACATAATAAGAAGCTCAGGGACTGTCGTGTACATTTAGGCGACAGTAAACATGAACGTTGTCTTGAAACCACTTTATTTATAACAGAGGGAGACTCTGCAAGTGGATCTATTACCAAAAGCAGGGATGTGGTCACTCAGGCTGTTTTTAGTTTAAAGGGTAAACCTTTGAACAGCTATGGATTATCTAAAAAGATCGTTTATGAAAATGAAGAATTCAACCTTCTTCAGGCGGCTTTAAATATTGAAGAATCCCTTGAGGATCTTAGGTATCATAATATTGTGATAGCGACCGATGCGGATGTGGATGGAATGCACATTAGATTATTACTTATAACATTTTTCCTGCAGTTCTTTCCAGAGCTGATCAAGGAAAATCATTTATATATCCTGCAAACCCCTTTATTCAGGGTAAGGAATAAAAAGGAAACGATCTATTGTTATTCCGAAATGGAGCGTAAACAAGCTATAAATAAATTAAAAGGTAAAGTAGAGATCACGAGGTTCAAGGGACTTGGTGAGATCTCCCCGGATGAATTCAAACATTTTATTGGAGATAATATACGTCTGGATCCTGTGATGTTGGATAAGGATAAGTCTATAGAAGAAATGCTTAGCTTCTATATGGGTAAGAACACTCCAGATCGTCAGGAATTTATTATAGATAACCTGAAAGTTGAATTGGATCTCATTGAAGAGCTTGGAATATGA
- the ychF gene encoding redox-regulated ATPase YchF: MKAGIVGLPNVGKSTLFNCLSNAKAQSANFPFCTIEPNVGVVNVPDPRLKKLGELVNPERVIPATVEIVDIAGLVKGASKGEGLGNQFLGNIRETDAILHVLRCFENDNIVHVDGSINPIRDKETIDMELQLKDLETVEKKLEKVKRAAKTGNKEAQKEEAALLKVKTGLEEGKSIRAIELTEDERKEFIKPLQFITDKPVMYVCNVDEGSATSGNEHVEKVREAVKDENAEVLVLAVGTEADIAELEDYEEREMFLQDIGLEEPGSAKLIRGAYNLLDLQTYFTAGEKEVRAWTVQVGASAPQAAGVIHTDFEKGFIRAEVIAYDTYVELGSEAKVKEAGKMRVEGKEYIVKDGDIMHFRFNV, translated from the coding sequence ATGAAAGCCGGTATTGTAGGACTTCCTAATGTAGGGAAATCAACTCTTTTTAATTGCCTTAGTAACGCTAAAGCACAGAGCGCAAATTTTCCATTTTGTACTATTGAGCCTAATGTAGGAGTAGTAAACGTACCAGATCCCAGACTTAAGAAGTTAGGTGAGCTGGTAAATCCGGAAAGAGTTATTCCTGCTACGGTGGAGATCGTAGATATTGCCGGTCTTGTAAAAGGAGCGAGCAAGGGTGAAGGTCTTGGTAACCAGTTTTTAGGGAATATCAGGGAAACCGACGCTATTCTTCATGTTTTAAGATGTTTTGAAAATGATAATATAGTTCACGTAGACGGGTCTATAAATCCAATTAGGGATAAGGAGACCATAGATATGGAGCTACAGTTAAAAGATCTTGAAACCGTAGAAAAGAAGCTTGAGAAAGTTAAGCGTGCAGCAAAAACCGGAAATAAGGAAGCTCAGAAAGAGGAAGCGGCGCTTTTAAAAGTTAAAACAGGTCTGGAGGAAGGGAAATCTATTCGTGCTATCGAGCTTACTGAGGATGAAAGAAAGGAATTTATAAAGCCGCTACAGTTTATAACCGATAAGCCTGTAATGTATGTTTGTAATGTGGATGAAGGTTCTGCTACTTCAGGTAATGAACATGTTGAAAAAGTAAGAGAGGCTGTAAAAGATGAAAATGCTGAGGTTCTTGTTCTTGCTGTAGGTACGGAGGCTGATATTGCCGAGCTAGAGGATTACGAAGAAAGAGAGATGTTCCTTCAGGATATTGGACTTGAAGAGCCAGGATCAGCTAAATTAATTAGAGGGGCATATAATCTGCTTGATCTTCAAACTTATTTCACTGCCGGTGAAAAAGAGGTTAGAGCATGGACTGTACAGGTTGGTGCTTCTGCACCTCAGGCAGCGGGAGTGATTCATACAGATTTTGAAAAAGGTTTTATTCGTGCAGAAGTTATTGCATATGATACCTATGTGGAATTAGGTAGCGAAGCTAAAGTGAAAGAAGCCGGAAAAATGAGAGTTGAAGGAAAAGAGTATATCGTGAAAGACGGGGATATCATGCACTTCCGTTTTAACGTATAA